The Melospiza melodia melodia isolate bMelMel2 chromosome 7, bMelMel2.pri, whole genome shotgun sequence genome has a segment encoding these proteins:
- the LOC134420451 gene encoding olfactory receptor 14C36-like, which yields MSNSSSIRHFLLLALADTRRRQLLHFCLLLGISLAALLGNGLIISAVACGHHLHTPMFFFLLNLALSDLGSICTTVPKAMYNSLWDTRNISYKGCAAQVFLIIFFLGTELALLTIMCYDRYVSICKPLHYPALLGSRACAHMAAAAWASAFLNALLLMANTFSLPLCHGNALDQFFCEIPQILKLSCSQSKLRKLGLIVGSSCLGLGCFIFIVFSYVQIFRAVLRIPSEQGQHKAFSTCLPHLAVISMFLSTILFAHLKPPSMSSPSLDLALSVLYSVVPPALNPLIYSLRKQELKAAVWRLMTGCFQDH from the coding sequence atgtccaacagcagctccatcaggcacttcctcttgctggcattggcagacacgcggcggCGTCAGCTGCTGCACTTCtgtctcttgctgggcatctccctggctgccctcctgggcaatggcctcatcatcagcgctgtagcctgcggccaccacctgcacacgcccatgttcttcttcctgctcaacctggccctcagcgacctgggctccatctgcaccactgtcccaaaAGCCATGtataattccctctgggacaccaggaacatctcctacaaaggatgtgctgcacaggtttttcTGATTATCTTCTTCCTGGGAACAGAGCTtgctctcctgaccatcatgtgctatgaccgctacgtgtccatctgcaaacccctgcactacccagccctcctgggcagcagagcttgtgcccacatggcagcagctgcctgggccagcgcctttctcaatgctctgctactcatggccaatacattttccctgcccctgtgccatggcaatgccctggatcagttcttctgtgaaatcccacagatcctcaagctctcctgctcacagtccAAACTCAGGAAACTGGGGCTCATTGTTGGTAGTTCCTGTTTAGGTTTGGGTTGTTTcatattcattgttttctcctatgtgcagatcttcagggctgtgctgaggatcccctctgagcagggacagcacaaagccttttccacctgcctccctcacctggctgtgatcTCCATGTTCCTCAGCACTATTctctttgctcacctgaagcccccctccatgtcctccccatccctggatctggccctgtcagttctgtactcggtggtgcctccagccctgaaccccctcatctacagcctgaggaagcaggagctcaaggctgcagtatggagactgatgactggatgctttcaggaccattaa